Within the Gracilinema caldarium DSM 7334 genome, the region GCCGGAGGCTCCAGCTATGGCGGCCATAAAGATAGCGCTATTATCCAGGGTGTAAAATGTATCGTCGTGTTTTTTATGGGGCATACCTTATATTATAGACAATTTTTTGTATTTTTTGTTGCATTTTTCATTTGCCCCTCTTTTCATCATGTACTCTGCATCGTATATTACTATTAAAGTCAGCTTTAACCAGGAGGTTATCTATGGCAACAGCATCACAGTTAGGTCCTTATTTTGGTACCCAGGCGGTCCATGGGGGACAAAAACCGGACCCCACTACCCTTTCGCGGGCACCGGCGGTGTACCGAACCAGTTCCTTTGTGTTCAAGAATGCTGAACATGCAGCAAATCTATTCGCCTTAAAGGAATTCGGGAATATTTATTCTCGGCTCGGAAATCCCACCAATGACATGCTGGAAGCCATGGTAAGCGAACTGGAAGGTGGTGCCGCATCGGTATCGGTAGCATCGGGAACTGCGGCCATATTTAATACCATCATCACCATAGCCAGGGCTGGAGATGAAATCGTTTCGGCGAGCAACCTCTATGGCGGCACCTACACCATGTTCGATGCCATTCTGCCTGACCTGGGGATCACCACCCGTTGGGCCGATATACGGAATCCTAAAAGTTTTGAAGAAGCTATTACCGAAAAATCTCGACTGATCTATGTTGAGACCATCGGGAATCCGTCCCTGGATGTGGCTGATATTGCAGCCATTGCAAAGATTGCCCACCGGCACCATCTTCCCCTCGTGGTCGATGGGACCTTCACTACCCCCTATCTGCTCAGAACCATTGAGCATGGAGCAGATATCGTCATTAACTCCCTCACCAAATGGATGGGAGGACACGGAACAGCCATCGGCGGCATCGTAACTGATGGTGGAACCTTTGACTGGGCTGATCCAAAATTTGCCCTCTTTACCCAACCCGATAAAAACTATCATGGCCTCCGCTGGGCTCTGGACCTGCCACCGGAACTGAAAAAGATTGCCTTTGCCCTGCGGTTCAGAACAGTACCCTTACGAAATCTGGGGGCCTGTCTTTCACCGGATAACGCATGGCTCTTTATCCAGGGAATTGAAACCCTTCACCTCAGAATGCCCCGCCATTGTGAAAATGCCCTGGAAGCAGCCCGTTTCCTGCAAAACCATAAACAGGTAGCCTGGGTACGTTATCCAGGCCTTGCGGAGGATCCCAGCTACCCGGTGGCTTCAAAATACTTGAGCAGGGGTTTTGGCGGTATGGTGGTCTTCGGTGTTAAGGGAGGGAAGGCCGCAGGGGAACGGTTTATTGACCGGCTTAAGCTTTTTTCTCATCTTGCCAATGTGGGGGATGCCAAATCTCTGGCACTGCACCCGGCCAGCACTTCCCATTCTCAGCTTTCTGAAGACCAGCAACGAGCTGCAGGCTTAAGTCCAGATCTCGTACGGCTTTCCATAGGACTCGAAGACATTCGGGACATACTCGCCGATCTGGAACAGGCCTTGGAAGGGTAAACAATAAGGGCTGAGCTCCCATGATGATACCATGACGGCACTATGGAGCTCAGCCTACAACACAAATATAGGCGCTTTAAAAAGTTTAAAAACTTTAAAAGCTCAGCTAAATTTTTAGAGGACCCTGAGCAAATCCCTTTATTGCAACTCCCGGATTTTTTCATGAAGCTGTTCTGCATGGGCTTTGCTTTCTTCACTGAGCTCTGTAACATCATTCACTGAGCTTAGAATAGCCTCATCCTTCTCTTTAATAATCTGGGTATCCTTCTGCAGATCAGCAAGGGAGGCCCGGGTTTTTTCTTGTAGCTTTACAAGGTTTTCTTCTGCGGCCGCAATTTCTGTTCCACCAGATTTTAACTGACTAGACATATCACTGAGCGTTTGTAATGCCTCAAGAATTTGGCGTCCTCCTTCCGCTAATTCTTCAGTAGCGGTCGTAATCTCATTGAATGCATCAATAACACTACCTATTTCTTGACGTATTTCTTGGAATGCAGTTCTGGTAATATCGCTTTCCTCAGCGGCAGTCTTAATAATCTGGATGACTTCTTTCAGCTGGCGGCCAATCTCTTTAGCATTTTTACCGGTTGTATCTGCTAGATTACGGATTTCATCAGCTACCACCGCAAATCCCCGGCCCGCATCACCCGCATGGGCCGCTTCTATGGCTGCATTCATGGAAAGAAGATTAGTCGACCCAGCTATAGCATTGATAACTGCAACCATCTGTTGAATAGAACCTATACTGCCTTCAATTTTTGCAATATACCCTAAAAGACTATTAAGCCGTTCCATGCCGTTATCGGTTGTTCCGGTGAGCTTTTCCATAGCGGTACGACGACGGGCTGCAGATTCTGCTACATTTTTTATAGAAGCGACCATTTCATTGATAGAAGCTGAGGATTCAATTTGGGCAGTAGATTCATTCTCGATACTTTGATTTAGATCAGTAATACGATGGGCGATCACTTCTACAGCCACTGCAGATTCATTGGTATTTTGTTCCAAATTATGAATCTGGTTTTCTATCTTCGCAATAGCAGAACTAGTATCAGAAACTAATCTTCGTATTTCATCCATACGAACCGAAAGATTACCAAAAGAATCAAAATTTTTTAAAGCTCCAGTAACAATATGGTTTAGCCTGTCCATTTTTTCCGTAAGTATTTTACGTTTTTCTTCAAGTTCAGTAGCGAATTTGTTAGAAATAGAAGCTGCCATAATAAGGAAATAACTTAGCAACCCATATATAACTAAACTTAACACAAGCTGGTTCAGAATTACTCCGAGAGCTATACCTGCAGGGAGAAGTCGGACCAATGAAAACAGGATAAGACCAAGGGTTCCGATACTAACAATGATGTATGCTACAAGGTTAGAAAAATTAAAGAGCATAGTAAGTGCAAGTACCAGAGTATAATAGGCTACATTACGAAATAATTGAGCTGTACTTGGTGTTTCACTGATCACCATTGACATAAGGAATAATAAAACACCGGTAGCAACTATTGTTATTCGGCTCGCCCTTATATAGTTACCCTTATGCAAGGCAATAAAGGCAATAACCATGAAGAAAAACACCACCCCTTCAAATCCAGAATTAATCAAATCCCCAGCAAGAAAGTCAGTTATAAAAGCTATTGGAAGTATAATAAGCAATACTAATAAAACCCGACGTAACAGGCTCGTTTTTCTGGCAAGTTCTTCAGCAGAAACAGGTGTACTATTAAAAAAGCTCTTCATACTACTATTATGTAATAAGTTTCATTAATCTACAAGTAGTTGTTGATCGCAGATTCTTTTCTATGCAAAACCCAGAGAAAAATCCCCAATAATTTTAAACCTTTTACCATCCCTCACTACCCGCAGGTCCCGTTCAGGGAAATAACGGGGCAGGAGGCGCTTTACCATATCCGCTGCTTCCTGCATAAGGGCTTCATACTGACCGCTGTCCAGTCGATCCAGGGTCGCTACCCGAAGATTGATTATATAGCCCCGTCCCATTTCCGAGCCAATGCCTGGAGTAAAATCGGGGGCTACCTCAAAAAGCCCATCCATTTCAGGGTCTGCGGTTTCACCCCGCCGGGGTCGATTCGGATGCACCGAGTACAGATTTCCCCAACGGTCTTCCAGCTGATGGTCCACTTCATTAAAAAGGGCCTTGAGCTGATTCTCAAAGGCCCGGAGTTTTGCATGCTGATACACCGGCTTGGACCCTATTTGTCCGGCAGTACCAGAGCGAGTACCTCTTCGTACCGTTCGACGGGATGAAACTCGAGGCCTTTTTTGACATGTTCCGGAATTTCATCCAGATCCCGCAGATTCTTTTTAGGAATAATAATATGCTTAGCCTTATTACGCTGAGCTGCTATGGTTTTTTCTTTTAAGCCGCCAATGGGAAGAACCTGGCCGGTAAGGCTCAGTTCACCGGTCATCACAATCCGGTCCATTATGGTACGATTGGTTACCAGAGAAATAAGGGCGGTGGCCATGGTAATTCCTGCGGAGGGTCCATCCTTGGGGGTTGCCCCTTCGGGGATATGGAGATGAATATGGTTTTTCTCAAACCATTCCTGTCCAATACCATATTTCTCTGAAACCAGCTTCCTCGTATAAGTATACGCAATGGTGGCACTTTCCTTCATCACCTCACCCATCTTGCCTGTCAGAGTAAGCCCTTCTTTACCAGGGGTAGCCACCGCTTCGATAATAAGGGTGTCCCCGCCCATGCTGGTCCAGGCAAGACCTATGGCCATTCCAGGCCTATCTGCCCGCTTAATATCCTCATCGGCAAAAACAGGCTTACCAAGGTATTTTTCGACCGATGATTTATCGATGACAAATTTTTCTTCTTCCTTAAGCTTATATATAGACCGCTTTTTGGGTTTTTCAGGATTATTTTTATCCTCGAAGGTTGGATATTGGATATTCACCGTCATATCCCCCACCTGTCGTTCGGTGGGGAACAACTTGACTGGATGTTCTTCCTTATGTCTGAGCTCTTCCTCATCAACTTTCAGGACCTTGCTCATGTGCTTTAAGCGCTGATCATGCAGACGGTCCATATAATCAGGTATAGTATCCAGGATGTGTTTTGCCAGCTTTCGGTGAATCTTGTCGAGGTTCTTCTCAAAGTTACGAACCCCCGCTTCCCGGGCATAGCCGTTAGCGATATAGAGCAATGCATCCCTGGTATAACGAACTTGGTTCGGCTGGAGGCCGTTCTTTTCAAGGCTCTTAGGAATAAGATATTGTTTTGCTATTTCAAGTTTTTCCAGGTCGATGTAACCTGGAATCTGTATTACTTCCATACGGTCCAGAAGCGGGCCGGGGATAGTATCCAGGGTATTGGCTGTAACAATAAAGAAAACTTGAGAAACATCAAAGGGGAGGTCCAGGTAGTGGTCCCGAAAGGCATAATTCTGTTCCGGATCCAATACTTCCAACAGGGCACTGGAGGGATCCCCCTGGTAACTGGAGCCCATTTTATCGATCTCATCAATCATAAAAACCGGATCCTTGGTCTTTACCAGTTTGAGGCCCTGAATAATTTTCCCCGGCATGGCTCCCACATAGGTCCTCCGGTGGCCTTTAATTTCCGCTTCATCCCGCATACCGCCTACGGAGAAACGGAAAAACTGTTTATTCAGCGCCCGGGCAATGGACCGGCCTACACTGGTTTTACCAACTCCAGGAGGCCCCACAAGGCAGAGAATAGTACCCTTGGTATCCTGCCTGAGTTTACGAACCGCAAGGAATTCCATGATTCGATCCTTGACATCCTTAAGGCCATAATGATCTTCTTCAAGAACCTTTCGGGCATATTCCATATCCAGGGGTTTGCCGCTCACCGCATCCCAGGGAAGATTTAACACCGTGTCAAGATAATTTCGGGTGACGATAAATTCACTGGAGTTGGGGTCCATAAGGCTGAATTTTTCCAGTTCCTGGTCTATGACCTCCAAAATATCAGGTTCCAAATGGAGCTGGTAAAGCTTATCCCTGAATTTCTGGTATTCACTGCTCTTAGCATCGGTGGTCATTCCAAGCTCTTTTTTAATAGCCTTGAGCTCTTCCCGCAGAAAATATTCACGCTGACTTTTTTCTATTTTTTCATTTATTTCATTTTGTATTTTCTTTTGTATTTTTAGAAGTTCCTGTTCCTTTTTTATAAAGACCAGCACCTGCTCCATCCGTTTGCGGACATTAAGAATTTCCAGAATACGCTGTTGTTCAATCTTATCAATATTGAGGATGCTTGCGATAAAATCGGCGATTTTTCCCGGATGATCGATATTGATCATGTTAAGCCGCATTTCTTCAGAAAAGAGGGGGTTATTTTCCGAGACCTGTTTCATCTCGCTGATGAGCGCCCGGGTCAGAGCCTTAACTTCGCTGGTATCATCTTCTTCATCTTCCAGGTACTCGACTGCGGCTACTATGGGGTTTGCCTCATTCAGAGCCTTTTTTATTCTGAACCGTTTCATGGTGGAGATGAATATGTTCACTCCACCATCGGGAAGGTTAATCTTTTTAACAATTTTCGCTACCGTTCCAACCTTGTAGAGGTCGTCGATAGTTGGGCTTTCGGTCTCATTTTGTAACATGACAAGCCCAATGAGTCCGTCACCTACCATGGCTTCATCCACTACTTTTACATCGGCGGGATTACCGATCATGATGGGTGTAAAAATACCGGGGAAAATAGGACGGCCCATGAGGGCTACCAGATATAGTTTATTTGGAAGTATTTGCTCAATAGGAACAATTCCCTGTTCTGACATATAAACCTCTTTAAAAGTAATTGCCTTGCCTAAAATATGATAAAATTTGCTTAAAAAGGCAAGAATTGGGGGTAAGATTGATGAAAACCTGGGAGAAACCTACAATTAAGCGGTCAAGATGATGAAAAAGGAAAATGAATCTTTACCGTAGTTCCACTAGGTCCTGTCTCAAGGCTCAGGGTTCCCCTAATCTGACTGGTCAATGCCTCTAGAATGATACTGCCGGTCCCTGTTCCATTCTGCGCCGTTCCAGTATGCTTTGGATGAAAGCCACAGCCATCATCCTGCACAGCAAGAATAAAAAAGTCATCTTGAACATGAAGACCTATGGTAATATGCCCCTCAGATTTTCCAGAAAAGGCATACTTAAAAGCATTTGTCACCAGTTCCACAATAATGAGCGCACAGGGAATAGCCCTTTCGAGCGGTAATTGTACATCATCTGCATCCACTGATATAAAAATAGGAATCAGCAACGAATGGTAAGATGCAAGATTTTCTGATAATCGGGAGAGATATGCGGCCATAGGGACTGTGCTCAAAGAGCCGGAAGTATAGACTGTTTCATGCACCATAGACATGGCGTAGACCTTTTCTTCCAGCTCAACAAGAATATTTCGTGTATGTTCATCCTCAAGACCATCTGCTTCCAGATGCAAGAGACTTACAATTACCTGCAGGTTATTTTTTACCCGATGATGGACCTCTTTAAGGAGAATATCCTTATCTGTGAGAGACTGTTTAAGAGAATGAAGGGTAGACTCAAGTTGTAAAAACAGGTTTCGGAACGATCGAGCCAGAGAACCAAGCTCAGTTTTTCTTTGGGCAATTGAATTGAGTAACCTTTCCTCTTCTGGAGAGAAGTTGAGCGTTTGCTGAGATTCGAAACTGAGACGGCTTAACAACTCAGTAAATGTACGAATGGGTGTATTTACTGCGGTTACAATCCCATACACAATAATAAAAAACACGATAAGAGCAACAATATAGACAACTAAAAGATTCGACAGCATTGTTACGAGCTGGGTTCTGAATGCTGTTTCCGGTAGGGCTACTGTTACCAGCCAGGATGTTTTGATTCGACCTT harbors:
- a CDS encoding O-acetylhomoserine aminocarboxypropyltransferase/cysteine synthase family protein, with translation MATASQLGPYFGTQAVHGGQKPDPTTLSRAPAVYRTSSFVFKNAEHAANLFALKEFGNIYSRLGNPTNDMLEAMVSELEGGAASVSVASGTAAIFNTIITIARAGDEIVSASNLYGGTYTMFDAILPDLGITTRWADIRNPKSFEEAITEKSRLIYVETIGNPSLDVADIAAIAKIAHRHHLPLVVDGTFTTPYLLRTIEHGADIVINSLTKWMGGHGTAIGGIVTDGGTFDWADPKFALFTQPDKNYHGLRWALDLPPELKKIAFALRFRTVPLRNLGACLSPDNAWLFIQGIETLHLRMPRHCENALEAARFLQNHKQVAWVRYPGLAEDPSYPVASKYLSRGFGGMVVFGVKGGKAAGERFIDRLKLFSHLANVGDAKSLALHPASTSHSQLSEDQQRAAGLSPDLVRLSIGLEDIRDILADLEQALEG
- a CDS encoding methyl-accepting chemotaxis protein, whose product is MKSFFNSTPVSAEELARKTSLLRRVLLVLLIILPIAFITDFLAGDLINSGFEGVVFFFMVIAFIALHKGNYIRASRITIVATGVLLFLMSMVISETPSTAQLFRNVAYYTLVLALTMLFNFSNLVAYIIVSIGTLGLILFSLVRLLPAGIALGVILNQLVLSLVIYGLLSYFLIMAASISNKFATELEEKRKILTEKMDRLNHIVTGALKNFDSFGNLSVRMDEIRRLVSDTSSAIAKIENQIHNLEQNTNESAVAVEVIAHRITDLNQSIENESTAQIESSASINEMVASIKNVAESAARRRTAMEKLTGTTDNGMERLNSLLGYIAKIEGSIGSIQQMVAVINAIAGSTNLLSMNAAIEAAHAGDAGRGFAVVADEIRNLADTTGKNAKEIGRQLKEVIQIIKTAAEESDITRTAFQEIRQEIGSVIDAFNEITTATEELAEGGRQILEALQTLSDMSSQLKSGGTEIAAAEENLVKLQEKTRASLADLQKDTQIIKEKDEAILSSVNDVTELSEESKAHAEQLHEKIRELQ
- the lon gene encoding endopeptidase La; translated protein: MSEQGIVPIEQILPNKLYLVALMGRPIFPGIFTPIMIGNPADVKVVDEAMVGDGLIGLVMLQNETESPTIDDLYKVGTVAKIVKKINLPDGGVNIFISTMKRFRIKKALNEANPIVAAVEYLEDEEDDTSEVKALTRALISEMKQVSENNPLFSEEMRLNMINIDHPGKIADFIASILNIDKIEQQRILEILNVRKRMEQVLVFIKKEQELLKIQKKIQNEINEKIEKSQREYFLREELKAIKKELGMTTDAKSSEYQKFRDKLYQLHLEPDILEVIDQELEKFSLMDPNSSEFIVTRNYLDTVLNLPWDAVSGKPLDMEYARKVLEEDHYGLKDVKDRIMEFLAVRKLRQDTKGTILCLVGPPGVGKTSVGRSIARALNKQFFRFSVGGMRDEAEIKGHRRTYVGAMPGKIIQGLKLVKTKDPVFMIDEIDKMGSSYQGDPSSALLEVLDPEQNYAFRDHYLDLPFDVSQVFFIVTANTLDTIPGPLLDRMEVIQIPGYIDLEKLEIAKQYLIPKSLEKNGLQPNQVRYTRDALLYIANGYAREAGVRNFEKNLDKIHRKLAKHILDTIPDYMDRLHDQRLKHMSKVLKVDEEELRHKEEHPVKLFPTERQVGDMTVNIQYPTFEDKNNPEKPKKRSIYKLKEEEKFVIDKSSVEKYLGKPVFADEDIKRADRPGMAIGLAWTSMGGDTLIIEAVATPGKEGLTLTGKMGEVMKESATIAYTYTRKLVSEKYGIGQEWFEKNHIHLHIPEGATPKDGPSAGITMATALISLVTNRTIMDRIVMTGELSLTGQVLPIGGLKEKTIAAQRNKAKHIIIPKKNLRDLDEIPEHVKKGLEFHPVERYEEVLALVLPDK
- a CDS encoding histidine kinase dimerization/phosphoacceptor domain -containing protein, whose translation is MHNLLQRLTDTFFWLFSRGKLKRTLFGAFSVLLAFVFAVSWFISARGLRAFSDASIQDLAERSSRLVFEQFSAYLENTITLLETDRILFEIDPDLGPETLLRLFKKELESFRELHIIAAGFNDGEYAEVQRMEDGSIRYGRAGKETGGDLLWFYTTQDGAEMEHARRPDYDPRKRPWYQNAIAAGHITFSEPYHLVSTGNQVIAASLPLYKNNGTVRGVITVDILLDDITKRLNILAHEFSGYVIIRNKEGKVLINANQGKPELYTFFPEVADTTRTLYIQGEPYRFITLEYQGRIKTSWLVTVALPETAFRTQLVTMLSNLLVVYIVALIVFFIIVYGIVTAVNTPIRTFTELLSRLSFESQQTLNFSPEEERLLNSIAQRKTELGSLARSFRNLFLQLESTLHSLKQSLTDKDILLKEVHHRVKNNLQVIVSLLHLEADGLEDEHTRNILVELEEKVYAMSMVHETVYTSGSLSTVPMAAYLSRLSENLASYHSLLIPIFISVDADDVQLPLERAIPCALIIVELVTNAFKYAFSGKSEGHITIGLHVQDDFFILAVQDDGCGFHPKHTGTAQNGTGTGSIILEALTSQIRGTLSLETGPSGTTVKIHFPFSSS